From Arthrobacter sp. FW306-2-2C-D06B, a single genomic window includes:
- the mctP gene encoding monocarboxylate uptake permease MctP: MSGLTVPLATTADRPVNGVALTVVVVLFILVAVLGFFAARWRAGKETGLHSLDEWGLGGRGFGTWVTWFLLGGDLYTAYTFVAVPAAMWATGAVSGFFAVPYTIVLYPIVFLLMSRLWSVSHRHGFVTPADFVGGRYGSRALTVAVALTGIVATMPYIALQLVGIKAVLTVLGLGSAQNVLLTDLPLIIAFVVLAAYTYTSGLRAPALIAVVKDLLIYLAVIVAVIYLPIKFGGWDNIFGAAQTKLDAISPATGKPAGVFIPGAASYSAYWTLALGSAMALFMYPHSVTGVLATKSRNTIRKNAAVLPLYSLMLGFLALLGYAAISAGTKPIDLNGAVNPQLVVPQLFLDNFPAWFAGIALAAIAIGALVPAAIMSIAAANLFTRNIYRDLIRPDADPRQEAKVSKIASLVVKFGALIFVIAMDQSAAINMQLLGGIWILQTFPAIVAGLYTRWFHRWALFAGWAAGIIYGTVAAYNVVNPVTKANFGGSIAAIPGTNVQVYIAVVAFAINLIVAAVLSLVFRAMKLPDGKDITRNSDYGADEDDPKVAELQREYPLGETGGGTF, translated from the coding sequence ATGAGCGGGCTCACCGTCCCGCTGGCGACCACAGCGGACCGGCCCGTCAACGGCGTCGCGCTCACCGTCGTCGTCGTCCTCTTTATCCTGGTGGCTGTCCTGGGCTTCTTCGCCGCGCGCTGGCGCGCTGGCAAGGAGACGGGCCTGCACAGTCTCGATGAGTGGGGCCTCGGCGGACGCGGTTTCGGAACCTGGGTGACGTGGTTCCTCCTCGGCGGGGACCTCTATACGGCATACACGTTCGTGGCGGTGCCGGCGGCGATGTGGGCCACTGGCGCCGTGAGCGGTTTCTTCGCCGTGCCTTACACGATCGTGCTCTACCCGATCGTGTTCCTGTTGATGAGCCGTTTGTGGTCGGTCTCGCACCGTCATGGGTTCGTCACGCCGGCAGACTTCGTCGGCGGGCGCTATGGCAGCAGGGCACTGACGGTTGCGGTGGCCCTCACCGGCATTGTCGCGACCATGCCGTACATCGCGCTGCAACTGGTTGGCATCAAAGCCGTTCTCACGGTGTTGGGGCTCGGCAGCGCACAGAATGTGCTGCTGACTGACCTTCCGCTGATCATCGCCTTCGTGGTCCTGGCCGCCTACACCTACACCTCGGGCCTTCGGGCGCCGGCGCTCATCGCCGTCGTGAAGGATCTGCTGATCTACCTCGCGGTCATCGTTGCTGTGATCTACTTGCCGATCAAGTTCGGGGGCTGGGACAACATCTTCGGTGCGGCCCAGACGAAACTCGACGCCATCAGCCCGGCGACAGGCAAGCCGGCCGGCGTCTTCATCCCGGGTGCCGCCAGCTATTCGGCGTACTGGACGCTGGCCCTTGGCTCGGCCATGGCGTTGTTCATGTACCCGCACTCTGTCACCGGGGTCCTGGCGACGAAGAGCAGGAACACCATCCGCAAGAACGCCGCGGTTCTTCCGCTGTACTCATTGATGCTGGGATTCCTTGCCCTTCTTGGCTACGCGGCCATCTCTGCGGGCACCAAGCCCATTGACCTGAACGGTGCCGTCAATCCGCAACTGGTGGTTCCGCAGTTGTTCCTGGACAACTTCCCCGCGTGGTTTGCCGGGATCGCCTTGGCGGCTATCGCCATCGGCGCGTTGGTCCCCGCCGCCATCATGTCGATCGCTGCCGCCAACCTGTTCACCCGCAATATCTACCGCGACCTGATCCGGCCCGACGCCGATCCGCGACAGGAAGCGAAGGTCTCCAAGATCGCCTCGCTGGTGGTGAAGTTCGGGGCGCTGATCTTCGTTATCGCGATGGACCAGTCCGCCGCCATCAATATGCAGCTCCTCGGCGGCATCTGGATCTTGCAGACGTTTCCTGCGATCGTGGCAGGACTGTACACCCGCTGGTTCCACCGCTGGGCGCTCTTCGCAGGCTGGGCGGCCGGGATCATCTACGGCACCGTCGCGGCGTACAACGTGGTCAACCCCGTGACGAAGGCCAACTTCGGCGGCTCCATCGCCGCCATCCCGGGCACCAACGTGCAGGTCTACATCGCCGTCGTGGCGTTCGCGATCAACCTCATCGTTGCTGCCGTCTTGTCGCTGGTCTTCCGCGCCATGAAGCTCCCCGATGGAAAGGACATCACCCGGAACTCGGACTATGGGGCTGACGAGGACGACCCGAAGGTGGCCGAACTTCAGCGCGAGTACCCCTTGGGCGAAACGGGAGGCGGTACTTTCTGA
- a CDS encoding bifunctional YncE family protein/alkaline phosphatase family protein yields MKFKTIPVIIGTLSCVLVGGAAFAAVSTFAGPHEDGTAVTSIGMRVTPTGQQTSLGDLPLNSAISPDGKRLAVTNNGQGTQSLQLVDLADHEVDQTISYKSPESLYMGLAWSPDGTKLYASAAANSKIRTYSYSGGKLAEGAPIQLPTATPAGKALNFFPAGLAITPDGKRLVVADQLADAVSVVDLSTGNVSTTPAGHRPLSVTVSPDGTTAFVTNQGASDLSAVDITGAEPKISRTVTVGLHPNKSVLSKDGRTLYVANGDDDTVSVVDTAAGTSSSVSVAPEKGAPVGTNPTGLALDEAGHRLFVSNSGNNDVAVVDLAQNAVAGVVPVGWYPSSLAFSGGTLHVTNAKGLGAGPNNGPGHPNPESTAPAAENQYSGSMIVGTLSSFSVPEGGQLQKATEQVKNNNRPDTAGGNIIPRQPGQESPIKHVIYVVKENRTYDQVLGSLGKGNGDPSLNLFGDESAPNMRALSKKFTTIDNFYADAEVSANGWNWVASANSNPYAEQMWPANYSGRKAPYPSEGNAPEIAAQQPDNTYVWQRLAKAGVSFRNYGFYVSNNAGTFNAADPVLDAQTDHNYHGYDLNCPDSAGSFAPLKPGCGTPRIEEWAKDFQSQVTSGTVPTVQFVRLPNDHTQATRVGAPTPKAYVADNDYALGKLVDTVSHSSAWKDTAIFVTEDDAQNGPDHVDAHRTLALAISPYTQTGKVDSTFYSTASMVRTIGLIAGIGPLTQFDAFATPMNASFTAKPDNTPYTALKPSYDMTTVNGANAPMAPQVASQDTATEDKIDEQLFNKSIWQSVNGADSKMPEPQHSVIGSGSGSSSQPAAKDPDG; encoded by the coding sequence ATGAAATTCAAAACAATCCCGGTCATCATCGGAACATTGTCTTGTGTGCTGGTCGGCGGCGCTGCGTTCGCGGCGGTCTCCACGTTCGCCGGCCCCCACGAGGACGGAACGGCAGTCACGTCAATCGGCATGCGCGTCACGCCAACAGGACAGCAGACCTCACTCGGAGACCTCCCGCTCAACTCCGCCATCTCCCCTGACGGCAAGCGGCTCGCGGTCACGAACAACGGTCAAGGTACCCAGTCGCTGCAACTCGTCGACCTCGCAGACCACGAGGTAGACCAGACCATCTCCTACAAGTCCCCGGAATCCCTCTACATGGGCTTGGCGTGGAGCCCTGACGGCACCAAGCTCTACGCCAGCGCAGCAGCAAACTCCAAGATCCGGACCTACAGCTACTCCGGCGGCAAACTGGCAGAAGGTGCGCCGATCCAACTGCCCACCGCGACGCCCGCGGGCAAGGCACTCAACTTCTTCCCGGCCGGATTGGCGATCACGCCCGACGGTAAGCGGCTGGTTGTCGCAGATCAGCTCGCTGACGCCGTGTCCGTCGTCGACCTCTCCACTGGCAATGTCTCGACGACGCCGGCCGGTCACCGGCCGCTTTCGGTCACGGTTTCCCCGGATGGCACGACGGCGTTCGTCACCAACCAGGGCGCCTCGGACCTCTCCGCGGTGGACATCACAGGCGCCGAACCCAAGATTTCCCGCACCGTCACGGTGGGTCTCCACCCCAACAAGTCCGTCCTGTCGAAGGACGGCCGCACGCTTTACGTCGCCAACGGCGACGACGACACCGTCTCGGTTGTCGATACCGCAGCCGGCACAAGCTCGAGTGTCAGCGTCGCACCTGAAAAGGGCGCACCAGTGGGAACCAATCCCACCGGACTGGCCCTGGACGAAGCCGGGCACCGCCTCTTCGTGAGCAACTCCGGTAACAACGACGTCGCCGTCGTCGACCTTGCCCAGAACGCAGTGGCCGGCGTGGTTCCTGTCGGCTGGTACCCGAGTTCGTTGGCCTTCAGCGGCGGGACACTGCATGTCACCAACGCGAAGGGGCTGGGCGCCGGACCGAACAACGGACCTGGCCACCCGAACCCAGAGTCAACCGCACCGGCCGCCGAAAACCAATACAGCGGATCGATGATCGTTGGCACGCTGAGCAGTTTCAGCGTTCCGGAGGGCGGCCAGTTGCAGAAGGCCACCGAGCAGGTCAAAAACAACAACCGCCCGGACACCGCTGGTGGCAACATCATCCCGCGCCAACCTGGTCAAGAGAGTCCCATCAAACACGTGATCTACGTGGTCAAGGAAAACCGCACTTACGACCAGGTGCTTGGAAGCCTCGGCAAGGGCAATGGAGATCCTTCGCTGAATCTCTTCGGCGACGAGTCTGCGCCGAATATGCGGGCCCTCTCCAAGAAATTCACCACCATCGACAACTTCTACGCCGATGCCGAAGTCAGCGCCAACGGTTGGAACTGGGTGGCCTCTGCCAACTCGAACCCGTACGCAGAGCAGATGTGGCCGGCCAACTATTCGGGCCGCAAGGCACCGTATCCCAGCGAAGGAAATGCCCCTGAAATCGCGGCCCAACAGCCTGACAACACGTATGTCTGGCAGCGGCTCGCCAAGGCAGGCGTCAGTTTCCGCAACTACGGCTTCTACGTTTCCAACAACGCTGGCACGTTCAACGCCGCGGACCCCGTTCTGGATGCGCAGACCGACCACAACTACCACGGTTACGACCTGAACTGCCCTGATTCGGCGGGATCATTCGCGCCGCTGAAGCCTGGCTGCGGCACTCCACGTATTGAAGAATGGGCCAAGGACTTCCAGTCCCAAGTGACATCCGGAACGGTTCCCACGGTCCAGTTCGTCCGGCTGCCCAATGACCACACCCAGGCCACCCGCGTCGGCGCCCCAACGCCGAAGGCCTACGTCGCGGATAACGACTACGCGCTCGGCAAGCTGGTGGACACCGTGTCCCACTCTTCTGCTTGGAAGGACACCGCCATCTTCGTCACGGAGGATGACGCGCAGAATGGCCCGGACCACGTGGATGCGCACCGCACCTTGGCACTGGCCATCAGCCCCTATACCCAGACCGGGAAAGTCGATTCCACCTTCTACAGCACGGCTTCGATGGTCCGCACCATCGGCCTCATCGCTGGCATCGGCCCGCTGACCCAGTTCGATGCGTTCGCTACTCCAATGAACGCGTCGTTCACAGCCAAGCCTGATAACACGCCGTACACCGCGCTCAAGCCCAGCTATGACATGACCACCGTCAACGGGGCCAACGCTCCGATGGCCCCTCAAGTGGCCAGTCAGGACACTGCCACCGAAGACAAGATCGATGAGCAACTGTTCAACAAGTCCATCTGGCAATCAGTGAACGGTGCTGACTCGAAGATGCCCGAACCCCAGCACAGCGTGATCGGTTCCGGCTCAGGTTCCAGTAGCCAGCCCGCTGCGAAGGATCCCGACGGCTAG
- a CDS encoding DUF6221 family protein yields the protein MDIVDFLSNRLDEDEAAARRLLGDRSVSEAGKWYERRLLLECESKRRLLRIVESARQTALATMVRGTLGDTPQWIPESIEWTTKSLNALALPYSDHPDFEPEWLAGT from the coding sequence GTGGATATCGTCGATTTCCTCTCGAACCGCCTGGACGAGGACGAGGCTGCGGCGCGGAGACTCCTCGGCGACCGTTCCGTCTCGGAGGCGGGCAAATGGTACGAGCGACGCCTTCTCCTGGAATGCGAGTCAAAAAGAAGGCTGCTCAGGATCGTAGAATCCGCACGGCAGACGGCCTTGGCCACAATGGTTCGCGGCACACTTGGTGATACCCCGCAGTGGATCCCCGAATCGATCGAATGGACCACGAAATCGTTGAATGCCCTTGCGCTTCCCTATTCCGACCATCCGGACTTCGAGCCGGAATGGCTGGCTGGGACGTAG
- a CDS encoding helix-turn-helix transcriptional regulator has product MEDLAAIAATVRRARKEAGITQADLADLAGTSERTVRAIETATGNPSLGAVVAVANAVGLHMAAV; this is encoded by the coding sequence GTGGAAGACCTAGCGGCGATTGCGGCCACCGTACGGAGAGCACGCAAAGAGGCCGGAATCACGCAAGCGGACCTTGCCGACCTTGCCGGAACTTCCGAAAGGACCGTTCGGGCGATTGAGACGGCCACCGGGAATCCTTCGCTGGGCGCCGTCGTGGCGGTAGCCAACGCCGTTGGCCTCCACATGGCGGCGGTCTAA
- a CDS encoding HNH endonuclease, with protein MNGNQRTQLIGTGAPVRARVPDAALPCVRVQDLINAVRSLCPGFANGAAPAELINQLRALEDLKSAAAAAQARIAVAFDAAQRSADAAAGVPAEERGRGVSAQVALARRESPARGARLHGLAKALVTEMPHTLAALDAGRLNEWRATLLVKETACLSAEDRCAVDEELAPDTGAFDGMGDKTIIAAARTAAYRRDPRSVTQRASHAAAERHVSLRPAPDTMTYLTALLPVAQGVAVHAALTRHADTLRNAGEPRSRGQIMADALVERATGTPAGISGVEVQLVMTDRTLFQGNSEPARLPGYGIVPAGWARAMLAGNQGQTEASQHQAGVGEPGQLAQDQDQDQDQDQDLKVWLRRLFTAPGTGDLVAADSRARLFPAGLRRFIQARDDTCRTPYCDAPIRHFDHIIPWHDGGPTSLSNGAGLCQACNHTKELKGWTARTSIGPRHVVEIRTPTGHTYRSTAPPLPGSKPPGSAPPVMAAHHFGDLFRWRHRPELRQPA; from the coding sequence ATGAACGGCAATCAGAGAACGCAGCTGATCGGGACCGGCGCGCCGGTCCGGGCCAGGGTCCCGGATGCTGCCCTGCCGTGCGTTCGAGTGCAGGATCTGATCAATGCCGTGAGATCGCTTTGCCCAGGCTTCGCGAACGGCGCTGCACCGGCCGAGCTGATCAACCAGTTGCGTGCCCTGGAGGATCTGAAGTCCGCGGCCGCGGCCGCGCAGGCCCGGATCGCCGTCGCGTTCGATGCCGCCCAGCGCAGCGCCGACGCGGCGGCCGGTGTACCGGCCGAGGAGCGGGGACGCGGGGTCTCCGCGCAGGTGGCTTTGGCCCGGCGGGAGTCCCCGGCCCGCGGAGCCCGGCTCCACGGACTCGCCAAAGCCCTCGTCACCGAAATGCCGCACACCCTCGCCGCCCTCGACGCCGGACGGCTGAACGAATGGCGCGCGACCCTGCTGGTGAAGGAAACCGCCTGCCTGTCCGCCGAAGACCGCTGCGCCGTGGACGAGGAACTCGCCCCCGACACCGGGGCCTTCGACGGTATGGGAGACAAGACCATCATTGCCGCGGCCCGGACCGCGGCCTACCGCCGGGACCCCCGCTCCGTCACCCAGCGCGCCAGCCACGCCGCCGCCGAACGTCACGTGAGCCTGCGCCCGGCCCCGGACACCATGACCTACCTGACCGCCCTGCTCCCGGTCGCCCAGGGCGTGGCCGTGCACGCGGCCCTGACCCGGCACGCAGACACCCTCCGCAACGCAGGAGAACCCCGGTCCCGAGGGCAGATCATGGCCGATGCCCTGGTCGAACGCGCCACCGGCACCCCCGCAGGCATCAGCGGCGTCGAGGTCCAGCTCGTCATGACCGACCGGACCCTCTTCCAAGGCAACAGCGAACCGGCACGCCTCCCCGGCTACGGCATCGTCCCCGCCGGCTGGGCCAGGGCAATGCTCGCCGGGAACCAAGGCCAAACCGAAGCCAGCCAGCACCAAGCCGGGGTCGGTGAGCCTGGCCAACTTGCCCAGGATCAGGATCAGGATCAGGATCAGGATCAGGATCTGAAGGTCTGGCTCCGGCGTCTCTTCACCGCCCCCGGGACCGGGGACCTTGTCGCGGCGGATTCGCGGGCGCGGCTTTTCCCGGCGGGTTTGCGGCGCTTCATCCAGGCCCGCGACGACACCTGCCGCACCCCGTATTGCGATGCGCCGATCAGGCATTTCGACCACATCATCCCCTGGCACGACGGCGGCCCCACGAGCCTCAGTAACGGGGCAGGCCTGTGCCAAGCCTGCAACCACACCAAAGAACTCAAAGGCTGGACAGCACGAACCAGTATTGGGCCACGGCACGTCGTCGAAATCCGCACCCCCACCGGACATACCTACCGATCAACAGCCCCGCCGCTGCCCGGCAGCAAACCACCGGGCTCAGCCCCACCCGTCATGGCTGCACACCATTTCGGAGACCTGTTTCGCTGGCGCCATCGACCGGAACTACGCCAACCCGCCTAG
- a CDS encoding ABC transporter permease: protein MNRNRVFAARSVRLSLSKLRPLAVLMSLGIAVFIFADSIVGAGISSYSNKISTNSALNYVEVTSVGPDSAREITDDSLSRFDQIDHVVGSTGWAQIDLAIEDPANWPSPNNPGAFMGTPFISGITPKILLGDVSGDGPGEGQILLPDKGQGQKYAQLLGKEMSFVYTKEIGPGNGEPVSISLRVSGIYDNSSPGTDGAQAAYVSSKVLQSTLANARPNTKALTYPRAYVRVDSADEVVNVQNQVRALGYSVNSVAGQIRSLSGLFALLALVSWVIGGFLIIFCLGVGVSVGGSWIKQRAREVGLLKAIGWSGASIAGVYMVELAAVGLIISVVGALLGTLCSVIGTAVFSGLQLDLLPVAAWAMPNWLLVLGALFCVPLFLCLGAVGHVARLARLDADSSLRDL, encoded by the coding sequence TTGAACAGAAATAGGGTCTTTGCTGCAAGGTCGGTGCGGCTTTCCCTCTCGAAATTGAGGCCACTCGCGGTCCTAATGAGTCTTGGCATTGCGGTATTCATATTCGCCGACAGCATCGTAGGGGCCGGAATAAGCTCATACTCAAACAAGATCAGCACCAATTCCGCCCTGAATTACGTGGAGGTGACTTCAGTAGGTCCGGACTCAGCTCGTGAGATCACCGACGACTCGCTGTCCCGGTTTGACCAAATCGATCATGTGGTGGGGTCCACGGGCTGGGCACAAATTGACCTCGCCATAGAGGATCCTGCGAACTGGCCATCACCGAACAACCCCGGTGCATTCATGGGTACGCCATTCATCAGCGGCATCACTCCGAAAATACTGCTGGGAGACGTCTCCGGGGACGGCCCTGGGGAAGGCCAGATCCTGCTTCCCGACAAGGGGCAGGGCCAGAAATACGCCCAGCTGCTCGGCAAGGAAATGAGCTTTGTATACACGAAGGAAATCGGCCCCGGCAACGGGGAACCCGTTTCCATATCTCTCCGCGTCTCAGGTATCTATGACAACTCGTCGCCGGGTACCGATGGCGCGCAGGCTGCTTACGTATCCAGTAAGGTACTCCAGTCAACGCTCGCCAATGCCCGGCCGAATACAAAAGCGCTAACCTACCCCCGCGCATATGTTCGCGTTGACTCGGCAGACGAAGTGGTCAATGTACAAAATCAAGTCCGAGCGCTCGGATACTCAGTGAACAGCGTCGCGGGCCAAATCCGGTCCCTGTCAGGCCTATTCGCGCTTCTTGCCCTTGTCAGCTGGGTAATCGGTGGCTTCCTGATCATCTTCTGCCTCGGGGTTGGAGTGTCTGTTGGTGGCAGCTGGATTAAGCAGAGAGCCCGCGAAGTGGGTCTCCTCAAAGCCATCGGCTGGTCGGGGGCCTCGATAGCAGGGGTTTACATGGTCGAGCTGGCAGCAGTGGGTCTCATCATTAGCGTAGTGGGAGCGCTCCTGGGAACTCTTTGCTCCGTCATAGGAACAGCGGTCTTCAGCGGCCTACAGCTCGACCTCCTGCCGGTGGCTGCGTGGGCCATGCCCAACTGGTTGCTCGTGCTCGGGGCACTCTTCTGCGTGCCTTTGTTCTTGTGCCTCGGAGCCGTTGGCCACGTCGCAAGACTCGCTCGGCTCGACGCGGATTCCTCGCTGAGGGACCTGTAA
- a CDS encoding DUF3311 domain-containing protein — MSSPDVPTRGPARPGPYIAAGILLAIAILVPLLVPVYSIDQPRLAGMPFFYWYQMLWVPITAGMVGVSYWLVTKEDRRRREAARGARAEERER; from the coding sequence ATGTCATCTCCCGATGTGCCGACCCGGGGGCCCGCAAGGCCTGGTCCGTATATTGCGGCCGGAATCCTACTGGCCATCGCCATTCTGGTTCCGCTGCTTGTCCCGGTGTATTCGATTGATCAGCCGCGGCTCGCCGGCATGCCGTTCTTCTACTGGTACCAAATGCTGTGGGTCCCGATCACGGCAGGAATGGTGGGCGTCTCCTATTGGCTGGTTACCAAGGAGGACCGTCGCCGCCGCGAGGCCGCGCGGGGCGCGCGCGCTGAGGAGCGGGAACGATGA
- a CDS encoding type II toxin-antitoxin system HipA family toxin: MADDFEELKFVRAADVHKGSVLAGHLVRTAQGWVSFSYAAEYLASGLPAVASSLPLTDLPVETPAGALPPFFAGLLPEGHRLSVLRDATKTSLDDELTLLLAVGADAPGDVQVVPTGEMPVEPAPLADTSKPEELDFAALANAVDRHAIPGVQDKASASMLTTPLSLRGQRYLLKLDPPNHAHLLTNEAAHLSAAKGLKIPVAKSHIITDMHGLPGLLVERFDRVQDKDRAWVRLPMEDGAQVMGLPPASKYSVTSEDVAAALAGRCKAPLVASRNLYLQFVFAWLTGNGDLHAKNLSILGGPHGGFVMAPIYDIPCTLLYGDDSLALPVSGKTKNLKAKHWANFASTLGLPQRAAAAANALALSASGKVKLEDLPFTGSPLRGALRELRFRRGELAG, encoded by the coding sequence ATGGCCGACGATTTCGAGGAGTTGAAGTTCGTTCGTGCCGCGGACGTTCACAAGGGTAGTGTCCTGGCGGGTCACCTTGTCCGCACTGCCCAGGGCTGGGTCAGTTTTTCCTACGCGGCGGAGTACCTGGCTTCCGGTTTGCCTGCGGTTGCCAGTTCGTTGCCCCTGACAGACCTTCCCGTCGAGACTCCCGCTGGAGCTCTGCCGCCGTTCTTCGCGGGCCTGCTGCCGGAGGGGCACCGGCTGAGCGTGCTCAGGGACGCTACCAAAACCAGCCTCGACGACGAACTCACCCTCCTGCTCGCAGTCGGAGCCGATGCCCCGGGAGACGTCCAAGTGGTCCCTACCGGGGAAATGCCCGTCGAACCGGCACCCCTTGCCGACACATCCAAGCCCGAGGAACTGGACTTCGCCGCCCTCGCCAACGCAGTGGACCGCCATGCCATCCCCGGAGTACAGGACAAGGCAAGTGCCTCTATGCTCACCACACCGCTGTCTCTCAGGGGCCAACGGTATCTACTCAAGCTCGACCCGCCCAACCACGCACACTTGCTGACCAACGAAGCGGCACACCTCTCCGCCGCCAAAGGCCTCAAGATCCCTGTAGCCAAGAGCCATATCATCACTGACATGCACGGGTTGCCTGGGTTGCTGGTGGAACGCTTCGACCGCGTCCAGGACAAGGACCGTGCCTGGGTGCGGCTGCCCATGGAAGACGGAGCCCAGGTCATGGGCCTGCCACCGGCTTCCAAGTATTCCGTGACATCCGAGGACGTCGCTGCTGCGCTTGCCGGGCGGTGCAAAGCCCCACTCGTGGCAAGCCGCAACCTGTACCTGCAGTTTGTTTTTGCCTGGCTGACCGGGAACGGCGACCTCCATGCCAAGAATCTCTCGATACTTGGGGGCCCGCACGGAGGATTCGTCATGGCCCCCATCTACGACATTCCATGCACCTTGCTGTACGGAGACGACTCGCTCGCGTTGCCGGTGTCCGGGAAAACCAAAAACCTCAAGGCGAAGCACTGGGCCAATTTCGCGTCGACCCTCGGCTTGCCACAACGTGCTGCCGCCGCCGCCAATGCATTGGCCCTGTCAGCTTCCGGGAAGGTCAAATTGGAGGATCTGCCGTTCACCGGGTCACCGCTCCGGGGTGCCCTGCGCGAGTTGAGGTTCCGGCGCGGAGAGCTGGCGGGCTGA
- a CDS encoding ammonium transporter: MNITAENVWVMVSAALALLMTPALGLFYSGMTRAKASLNMIMMSFISAGIVGAVWILWGYSMISGKSVLGIFGNPFTSFGSADLVGSTDLIKLGFSATFAIVTVALISGAIADRAKFSSWVIFVPIWITLVYCPLAFMVWGGGLLSPGGAISSVFGQVIDFAGGTVVEISSGAAAFVLALILGKRHGFGKDPNHRPHNLPFIMLGAGLLWFGWFGFNAGAATTSAQAGLIWVNTLVAPAGAMLSWLVTEKIRHGHPTSLGAASGVVAGLVAITPACANVAPAAALGLGLVAGAACAVFVDLKHKFGFDDSLDVVGVHLGGGLVGTLALGFIALPVNGKGGGLFYGGGLQQLVAQIVAILVTLAVSGIMTAIIALVIHKTVGFRVSHEAELAGVDLSEHAETAYEFGSMSRSHFNALPHIAAVELQREKQADPA; the protein is encoded by the coding sequence GTGAATATCACTGCGGAAAACGTTTGGGTCATGGTGTCGGCGGCACTTGCACTGCTCATGACTCCGGCACTCGGCCTCTTCTACAGTGGCATGACGCGGGCCAAGGCCTCCCTCAACATGATCATGATGAGCTTCATCTCTGCGGGCATCGTAGGCGCCGTGTGGATCCTGTGGGGCTACTCGATGATCAGCGGCAAGAGTGTCCTGGGGATTTTCGGCAATCCGTTCACCAGCTTCGGCTCGGCAGACCTGGTCGGTTCCACCGATCTCATCAAGCTCGGCTTCAGCGCCACCTTCGCCATCGTCACCGTGGCCCTGATCAGCGGCGCCATCGCCGATCGCGCCAAATTCTCATCCTGGGTCATCTTCGTCCCCATCTGGATCACCCTGGTGTACTGCCCCCTGGCTTTCATGGTCTGGGGCGGCGGCCTCCTCAGCCCCGGTGGAGCCATCAGTTCGGTCTTCGGCCAGGTGATTGATTTCGCCGGCGGCACAGTGGTGGAAATCAGCTCCGGCGCTGCCGCGTTTGTCCTGGCATTGATCCTCGGCAAGCGCCACGGCTTTGGAAAAGACCCGAACCACCGCCCGCACAACCTCCCTTTCATCATGCTTGGCGCCGGCCTCCTGTGGTTCGGTTGGTTCGGTTTCAATGCCGGCGCGGCCACGACGTCGGCGCAGGCCGGCTTGATCTGGGTCAATACCCTCGTAGCCCCGGCCGGGGCAATGCTCAGCTGGTTGGTCACCGAGAAGATCCGGCACGGCCACCCCACATCCTTGGGTGCCGCATCCGGCGTCGTCGCGGGCCTCGTCGCTATTACCCCCGCCTGTGCCAACGTGGCTCCCGCCGCAGCCCTCGGCCTGGGTTTGGTGGCCGGCGCCGCCTGCGCAGTGTTTGTCGACCTGAAACACAAGTTCGGCTTCGATGACTCCCTCGACGTCGTGGGCGTACACCTCGGTGGAGGACTTGTCGGCACGCTCGCACTCGGATTCATCGCGTTGCCGGTGAACGGCAAAGGTGGGGGATTGTTCTACGGCGGCGGACTCCAGCAGCTCGTGGCGCAGATCGTCGCCATTCTTGTCACCCTTGCAGTGTCTGGAATCATGACAGCAATCATTGCCCTTGTGATCCACAAGACCGTCGGATTCCGGGTCAGCCACGAGGCGGAGCTCGCCGGAGTGGACCTGTCCGAGCACGCCGAGACCGCCTACGAGTTCGGCAGCATGTCCCGGAGCCACTTCAACGCCCTCCCGCACATTGCCGCCGTCGAGCTCCAACGCGAAAAGCAAGCAGACCCCGCCTAG